The genomic stretch CACGACCATGCGGCCGAGCTTCACCTGGTCCTCGGCGGTCGAGACGGTGGTCTCCTTCAGGCCCGAGGGGTCGGTGTACGTCGTGCTGGTCATCCCCAGCTCCTTGGCGGTGTCGTTCATCTTCTTGACGAACGCCGCCTCCGAACCCGCGTCCCAGCGTGCCAGGAGCCGGGCGATGTTGTTGGCGGAGGGGATCATGACGGCCGACAGCGCCTGTTTCTCGGAGATGCGGTCACCGGCCTTGAGGGTGTTGACGGTGGACTCGCCGCTCTTGCTGTAGCCGCCCTCCTTCTCCGCCTGGGGGTCGACCGTGATCTTCGGTCCCTCCTGGCCCGGCTTCAGCGGGTGGTCGCGGAGGACGATGTACGAGGTCATGGTCTTGGCGACCGAGCCGATGGCCACGGGGGTCTGCTTGCCGAAGCGGCTCATCGTGCCGATGCCGTCGACGTCCATCCAGCCCTGCCCCTCGCCCGGCCAGGGCAGGTTCGCCCCGGCGCCGTCGAAGGTGTAGCTGTCCTTGGCGGTGAGCCCGAGGGCGGGGGCCGGCAGCGGGCGCACCGCCTGTACGACCGCGAAGATGACCGCCAGGAGCAGGACCAGGGGGGTCCAGATCTTGACCCGGCGCACGATCGTACGGACCGCGGTCTCCGGGGGCGGGGGCGTGTTCGTCAGCTCCGCCAGGAGGTCCAGCGGGGGCTTCGGAGGGAGGGGCTGCTGGGTGGTGCGCTCGGGGCCGACCTGGGGGACGGGGGTGGTGACGTCCGGTTTGGCGGCCGGCGGCTTGGTGGCCGGTGCCATGTCGTTCTTGAGCGCGACGAACTTGCTGGTGCGCTCGGATTCGGACTCCGGAGTCTTGGGGGTGTTCGTCCTGCCGCCCAGCTTGAGCATGGTCGTCGGCTGATCGACCTGCTTGGGCTTTACGGTCTTGAAGACGGCGGTGGGCTGATCAACAGCCGCCTTCGCCTGCGGCGCTTCGGCGTGGGGGGCGTCCGCCTCGGCTTCGCCGTCGGCGTCCGTGTTCCCACCCGCACCACCCGTGCGGCTCTCGTCGTCGGCTGCGGGTGGCCCCTGTGGGGCGTCCCCGCCGTTGGCGTCCTCCGGTCGGTCCTCGTTCTCCGACCCGCCTCGGGCCTTCGGCCCGTCCTTGGCTTCCTCCGCCTCGGCCTTCGGCTCTGCCCCGGAGCCTGCCTCGGCCTTCGCCTCGGCGTCACCGTCCGAACCGGCCTCAGCAACCGGGGCGGCCTCGGAGCCCGCCTCAGCCCTCGTCCTCGCCTCTGCGGCAGCGCCGGCGTCTGCCGTCTCGCCGTCGTCGCCGGCCTTCGGGGCCGCGTCAGCCTTCGCCCCTGCCTTCACGTCGGTGTCCGGCTTCGCCCCCGCAGACTCTGCCTCCGCGTACCCCTTCGCGTCCGCGTCCGCGTCCGTCGTCTCGGGCTTCCCCTCCTCGGCCGTACCGTTGCGCGCCCCGGCTGTCTCCGCCTCGGTCTCCGTGCCGGCGGTGGCCGACGGAGTCGTGGGCGGGGTGTTTGCAGGTGTGTCGGAGTTGTTTGCGGGGGCGGCGGTGCGGACCCAGGCGGAGACCGCCTGGCGGAGGGCCGCGTCCTCCGCCGGAGTTTCCTTGGTGTCCGGCTTCGGCGCGTCAGGTATCGAGAGGATCTTCGTCGCGGTGTCCGCGCTCGCCTGCGCGGAATCCTTTTCCCGGGCGACCGCGAGCCGCGGATCGCGCGTCTCGGGAACCGGACCCGCGCTCCCCGACGTCGGTTCCGCCGACGACTCGCGCTGCTTCGACCTGTCGGGGGACTCGCCCGCCACCGATGCCTCCTCCATGCGCCGCACGCCCACGCGCGCGCCCTGTCCGAACCATGTACCAGTGTCCTGTGTGAGGGCTTGGCCCCTGCGGTAGACGAGAACGACATACCTACCGGTTCCCTCACGAACCGGTCACGCACCCTCGACAGACCGATGTGAGAGGGGTCACCCTGTCATTCATCCACGCGGGGAGGCATGGATGGGCAGGAGCCGCAGAACACTTCCGGAGGAGCTTCTGCTGCTGGCATTGGACCCGGCCACGGGTACCACTGCGCAGCCGCAGTCGCTCGACCTCGGTCTGGCCGGTGCACAGCTAGTGGAGCTGGCGCTGGCCGGACGGATAGCCCCAGACGGGGATCGTATCGCCGTGGTGGTGCCACGGCCGACAGGAGATCCGACTCTGGACTGTGCGTTGGAGTTGCTGCGAAGGCGCGGCGCTCCGGTACGGGCCGTCCACTGGATCGGCGGGCCCCGGTTGGGGCTCAGGCAGATCTACCTCTCGCATCTGGAGCGGTGCGGCATGGTTGCCGCCGTACCGGGTCAGATGTGCGGGGTGCTGCCGACCACGCGCTATCAGGCGACGGACACCGCCATCAGCCGGGAGATCCGCGGCCGGCTGGATTCCGCGATCCGCACCGGCGTACCGCCGGACCCGCGGACCGCGGCGCTCGCCGCCCTGGCGCACGCCGTCGGACTCGGCAAGCACCTGTACCCGGGGAACGAGGGACGGTCGTCCCGTTCCCGGTTGCGGGATCTCATCCGGCACGACCCCATGGGCGGTCTTGTCGCGCATGCCGTGATGGACGTGCAGAACGGCGCGGTCGCGCAGNNNNNNNNNNNNNNNNNNNNNNNNNNNNNNNNNNNNNNNNNNNNNNNNNNNNNNNNNNNNNNNNNNNNNNNNNNNNNNNNNNNNNNNNNNNNNNNNNNNNNNNNNNNNNNNNNNNNNNNNNNNNNNNNNNNNNNNNNNNNNNNNNNNNNNNNNNNNNNNNNNNNNNNNNNNNNNNNNNNNNNNNNNNNNNNNNNNNNNNNNNNNNNNNNNNNNNNNNNNNNNNNNNNNNNNNNNNNNNNNNNNNNNNNNNNNNNNNNNNNNNNNNNNNNNNNNNNNNNNNNNNNNNNNNNNNNNNNNNNNNNNNNNNNNNNNNNNNNNNNNNNNNNNNNNNNNNNNNNNNNNNNNNNNNNNNNNNNNNNNNNNNNNNNNNNNNNNNNNNNNNNNNNNNNNNNNNNNNNNNNNNNNNNNNNNNNNNNNNNNNNNNNNNNNNNNNNNNNNNNNNNNNNNNNNNNNNNNNNNNNNNNNNNNNNNNNNNNNNNNNNNNNNNNNNNNNNNNNNNNNNNNNNNNNNNNNNNNNNNNNNNNNNNNNNNNNNNNNNNNNNNNNNNNNNNNNNNNNNNNNNNNNNNNNNNNNNNNNNNNNNNNNNNNNNNNNNNNNNNNNNNNNNNNNNNNNNNNNNNNNNNNNNNNNNNNNNNNNNNNNNNNNNNNNNNNNNNNNNNNNNNNNNNNNNNNNNNNNNNNNNNNNNNNNNNNNNNNNNNNNNNNNNNNNNNNNNNNNNNNNNNNNNNNNNNNNNNNNNNNNNNNNNCCGCCACCGGCCGGCAGGGCGCGGCCGCCGCCCGGTCCGCGGCGGAACCCGCACGCGGGGTTCCGATGCAGCCGCGCCGTGGATCCATGGCACGCGCCGTAGCCCACTGAGTCGTAGGGCCGGTCCGACGGGCCCTTGACCCAGGTCCCCACGACCCGGTTCGGGAGCCGCTGGTCAGAGCGGGGCGGTGAGATCCCTGTGGTCTCGCCGTCCCGCTCGACTGCGTCCACGGCACCCCATCGGGTGGCGTCCCGTGGCGAACTGACGCGTACGCGCCGCATATCCACCATTTCCCAGCGGTAGAAAGCACCTTGGTGGCAGTCTGCTCAACAGCAGATACGGAAAGTGTTAAGCAACAGGCAGTCAGCCGGAGGTGCACGTCCCGTGGCGTCCAATGTCAATCCCACCGTCAGGCGACGCCGGCTGGGCCAGGAGCTGCGCAGGCTCCGCGAGCTCAAGGGCATGACGGCCGAAGAGGTGGCGGAGCGGCTGCTCGTGTCGCAGTCGAAGATCAGCCGGCTGGAGAACGGCCGCAGAAGTATCAGCCAGCGCGATGTGCGCGATCTGTGTGGCGTCTACGAGGTCGAGGATCAGCGGATCGTCGACTCGCTGATGGAGATGGCCCGCGATTCGAGGCAGCAGGGGTGGTGGCACACCTTCGGGGACATCCCTTACAGCGTGTACATCGGGCTGGAGACCGACGCCGAGTCGCTGCGGGTGTACGAACCCCAGCTGGTGACCGGTCTGTTGCAGACCCACGCCTATGCGGAGGCCCTGGTGCAGGGCGCGCTGCCGGAGACGTCGACGAACGAGATCGAGAAGCGTGTGCAGGTGCGCATGCGCCGACAGGAACGTATCACCGCCGAGAACAACCCGCTGCGGCTGTGGGTGGTGCTCGACGAGGCGGCGCTGCGCCGGGTCGTCGGCAGCAAGCTGGTGATGCGCGAACAGCTGGACCATCTCATCGAGATGTCCCAGCTGCCGCATGTCACCGTGCAGGTGCTGCCGTTCGAGGTGGGCGCGCATCCGGGGCTCAACGGCCAGTACGCGATCCTGGAGTTCACCGACGCGGCCGACTCCAGCGTGGTGTACCTGGAGGGGGTCACCAGCGATCTGTACCTGGAGAAGGCCCAGGACGTACAGAAGTACGCCGTGATGTACGAGCATCTGCGGGCACAGTCCCTGAATGTGGAGCAATCCCGGCAATTCATTGCGAAGGTGGCCAAGGACTACGCGGAATGAGCTCCTGTCACAGAGGGCGCCGGATCTTACACCGTCGGTCCCTCTCAGTGGAAGGCTCCTCCGGAATATGCCATCCGGTTGAGTGAACGACTACTCCAGCAGAGGCAGTTGCCAGGTAGCGTCGATCACGCCAATCAGACGACAAGGTTGGCGTGAACCGCACTACCGCAACTCGCAACAGGAGTGGACATGGCACTGATTCAGGGCGCTTCGGAGACGTGGATGAAGTCCTCCTATTCCGCGGGCAACGGCGCCTGCGTCGAGGTCAAGTCGCCCACCGCCGCCGAACTCGCCGTCCGGGACTCCAAGGTCACCGAGGGCCCGATCCTGGCCTTCCCCGCCGACGCGTGGAACGCCTTCGTCACCTCGGTCAAGGCCTAGGGGGTTCTCCCTGACCTTCGTCCGTAAAGAACCCCCGACGAACACAACTTCACAAGCACCACCAGAGCCCTCTCGACCAGTCGCCGTCCTTGCCGAGGGGGCTCGGCCGTGCGGTGGGTCACCGTCCCGGTCCGCGACGCCTGCTCTGACGTCGCCTCTCGACACCGGTCACGTCGGCCGACCTGAAGGGGCGCAAAACCTCCCGCGCCGATCCACGTCGGCAGCTCGTCCGCCAGCGCCGCTCAGGCCAGCTGGCCCTCGATGGCCGCCACGACCTCGGCGGACTCCGGCTCGGTCTGCGGCGAGAACCGGGCCACGACCGTGCCGTCCCGGCCGATCAGGAACTTCTCGAAGTTCCAGCGGATGTCACCGCTGTGCCCCTCGCCGTCGGCGAACCCGACGAGCCGCTCGTACAGCGGGTGCCGCCCCTGACCGTTCACCTCGATCTTCTCGGTGAGCGGGAAGGACACGCCGTACGTCGCCGAGCAGAACTCGGCGATCTCCTCGGCGGAGCCGGGCTCCTGCCCGAGGAACTGGTTGCAGGGCACGCCGAGCACGGTGAAGCCCTGCGCGGCGTACCGCTCCTGGAGCTTCTCCAGGCCGGTGTACTGGGGGGTCAGGCCGCACTTGGAGGCCACGTTCACGATCAGCACGGCCTTGCCCGCGTATTGGGGAAGGTTCGCGGGGCCGCCGGTGAGGGCGTCGATTTCGACATTCAGCACGTTGGTCATGCCTGGATGCTAAGCGACCACCGGGCCTCCAGTGGGCCTGGAGCGGGACCGGGCAGCGTGGGGGTAGTCGGGCCGCCGGAGCCGGGTGGCCGTTGTCAGCGAGGGGAGACGCCGTGTCCCAGGCGGTCAGGAATACGTATGCGAAGGTCTCCGGGGAGGTCTACGCCGAGGTCCGGACGTTCTACGCATGGCAGATGCGCCGGGTGGACGCGCTGGACATCGAGGGGTTCGCCGCCACGTTCACCGAGGACGGGGAGGTCGTGCACGCGGGCGGGCACGTACAGCGCGGGCGGGAGGAGATGCTCGCGGGGATGCGGGCCGCGCTGCCGCGCTACCGCGACATCGCGGTACGGCACTGGTTCGACCACGTGCTGATCGAGCCGGACCCGGTCGACGAGGACACCCTGCACGTGTCGTACTACTCGCTCGTCACCCAGACCGACCGCGAGGGCAACGTCGCCTTCGAGCCGACCTTCACCGTCGAGGACGAGCTGGTGCGCCGCGAGGGCGCGCTCTACACCAGGCGCCGGGTGATCCACCGCGACACCCCGGTGGAGCCGCCCGTGCACACCGGCTGAGCCCGGACGAGAAGCGGGGATGCGCCGGACGGTCGTACATCGTCCGGCGCATCCCCGTGTTCTGGGGTGTTCTGGGTGGATCAGGCGTGGCAGGCGGGCAGGCCGCCGTGGAAGGCGACCATCTCCTTGAAGGACGCCACGACGTCGAGCCGGGCGCCCGGGGGCAGGCCCTGCTGCTCGGCGTAGGCGCGGTGCAGATTGCCCACCAGACGCTCGGCGTCCACCAGGCCGGCGAACTCGCCGAGGTGAGCGCGCTCCGCGGCCTGCAGCGGGGTCAGACCGTCCCGCAGGCCGTCCGCGGCCAGGCGCTCCAGCAGCCGTAGATACGCCTCGGTGAAGTCCAGCAACTCCGGTCCGCCGACCGGTCCGTGGCCCGGGACCACGGTGCGCGGGCCAAGCGCTCGCAGCCGCCGCAGGGCCTGGAGCGAACCGGTGACCGACCCCATCAGGACATACGGGGTGACACCCGACCACACGACGTCGCCGGTGAACAGCACCGCCCGCTCGGGGACCCACACGACCACGTCGTTCGCGGTGTGCGCGGGGCCCACATGGAGCAGCTCGGCCCGCGAGCCGCCCGTGTGCAGCGTCAGCGTGTCCTGGAAGGTGAGCGACGGCAGGGCGAGCGGTGTCTCGCCCCACTCCACCTGCGGCCACAGCTCCCGCAGATGCAGACCCGCCTCCGCGCTGTCCGCCCGGGTCCCGGCGTGGGCGACGACCAGCGCCCGGGGTGTGAACTGGCCGTTGCCGAAGGTGTGATCGCCGTGGAAGTGGGTGTTGACCACGAAGTCCACCCCGTCGGGCACGACCTGCTCGACGGCCTCGCGCAGCCGCCGGGTACGGGCCTCGGTGGCCGCCGTGTCGACGAGGACCGCGAAGTCCTCGCCGACCACCAGACCCGCGTTGTTCACGCACCATCCGCCGCCGGGCTGCACATACGCGTACACCCCCTCCGCCACCTGTTCGAGCGACGGCGGCGCCTGGACCGGAGCGCTCATGCCGCCCGGCCCCGGTCCACCGAGGCGGGAGCGGCAGCGGTGACGTGCGCGTAGGTGCCGCGGTGGAAGACCAGCGGCTGCGCCGCGCCGGGCCGGTTGTGCACGGCCACGATCCGGCCGATCAGCAGGACGTGGTCACCGGCCTCGTGCTCGTCGTACAGCTCGCACTCGAAGTACGCCTCGGCCGAGGGGATCACCGCATGGCCGAGCACTCCCTCGACGGCGTCGAGGCGCGCCATCGCGGCCCGGCCCGCCGGGCGGTCCGGGCGGCAGAACTCCTGGGCGAGGTCGCGCTGGAGTTCGCTGAGCACGTTCACGGCGAAGCCTCCGCCGCGCACGATCTTCGGACGCATCCGGCCGTCCGCCTTGACCGAGACCAGCAGCAACATCGGATCGAGGGACACCGAGGTCAGGCTGTTGAGGGTCATGACAATGGTGTCGTCGCCGCTGCCCTGCGTCAGCAGGGTGACCCCGGTGGGGAAGCGGCCCATCGCGGCGCGGAAGGCGGCGACGTCGGTAGTGGGTTCGGCGAGCAGCGTGCCACCGGTGTCGGTCATCGTGGAGGCTCCGTCTCTCATAGCGGGATCAGTAGTTGCCCAGGCCGCCGCAGACGTTGAGCGCCTGGGCGGTGATGGAGGCGGCCGTGTCCGAGGCGAGATAGCCGACCAGGCCGGCCACTTCCTCGGGGGTGGAGTAACGGCCCAGCGGGATCTTCGCGTTGAACTTCTCAAGCATCTGCTGCTCGCTCACGCCGTAGTGGTCGGCGTAGCCTTGGCGGACCCGCTGTGCCATCGGGGTCTCGACATAGCCGGGGCACACCGCGTTCACCGTGATGCCGGTCTGCGCCAGCTCCTTGCCCACGGCCTTGGTGAAGCCGACGACGCCGTGCTTGGAGGCCGAGTAGGGCGCGGCCAGTTCGACGCCCTGTTTGCCGCCGGTGGAGGCGATGTTGATGATGCGGCCCCAGTCGCCGTCCCGCATCCGTCCGGTGCTGAGCACCTCGCGGGTCACCCGGAACGTGCCGTTCAGATTGGTGTCGATCACATCGAGCCACAGGGCGTCCGGCAGTTCGGCGGTGACGCCGCCGCCGCCCCGGCCCGCGTTGTTCACCAGGATGTCGATGCGCCCGTACGCGGCCACCGCCGCCTCGACGGCGGCCTTCACCTGCTCGCTGGAGGTGACGTCACAGACCGCGCCGGAGACCTCCAGACCCTCCTCGCGCAGCCGCTTCACCACCGCGGTGACGCTTTCCTCGGCGCGCGCCACACCGAACACCGCCGTCCCCTGCCGGGCCAGCAGTTCGGTCACGGCCAGCCCGATCCCGCTGGTCGCGCCGGTGACGAAGGCAACCCGTCGTCCCGCTTCTGTCATCGTGCTCTCCCAAGAGGTCGTGGGGCCCGGAACGGGACGACCGTGACCGCGTCGCCTAGGACCCCGCTCGCCTCCGGCCGGAGCGTCGCGGCGGCCGGCCCGCCCGAGGGGGGGATCGAGGACACGTCGAGGCATATGCGTCAGCGTGAGCGGGAACTATGTGACGCCTGATGAGGAGGACCCGTGCCCGAGCAGACACAGACCATCCCCGACGTACGGAAGTCGGTGACCGTCGAGGCCAGCCCCGAGGACTGCTTCCGCGTGTTCACCGAGCGGCCGGCGGCCTGGTGGCCGCCCTCCCACGTGCTGGTCAAGAAGGAGCGGGCCGGGCTCGCCTTCGACCCGGGTGTCGGCGGCCGGTACTACGAGTGGGACGTGGAGGGCACCGAGATCGCCTGGGGCAAGGTCCTGGAGTGGGAGCCGGGCCGACGGCTCGTCATGACCTGGCGCATCGACGGCAACTGGCAGTCCATCACGGACGACGAGCGGGCCAGCGAGATCGAGGTCGACTTCGAGCCCGTCGACGCCACGCACACCAAGGTGTCGCTCGCGCACGTCAAGCTGCACAAGCACGGCGAGGGCGCCGAGCGGATCTTCCGCGCCCTGGACGGCCCGAGCCCGGGGGAGACCCTGGAGCGCTTCGAGCAGGCCGTCGCGCGCGGCGTCTGACCCGTCTCGTCACGACAGGAGGTCACAGGGATGGGAAACGACTCGGACAACGGAACAGGACTGCTCCCCGCCGCCGACAAGCTGCGCCTGCTCGCGGCCGAGCACGCCGCAGAGGCGGACCGGCGGCGCGCTCTCGCCCCGGCGGTGACGGAGGCGCTGACCGGGGCAGGCTTCGCCCGGCACTTCGTGGCCGGGCGGTGGGGCGGCAGCGAGGGCACGTTCGGTGAGCTGACCCGCGCGGTCCTCACCGTCGGCGAGGGCTGTGCGGCCACCGCGTGGTGCGCGTCGCTGGCCGCGTACTCGGCGCGGTTCGCCGCCCATCTGCCCGCCGAGGGACACCGGGCGCTGTGGGGCGAGAGCCCGGACACGGTCATCGCCACGGGGCTCATGCCGGCCGGGCGGGCCCGGGCGGCCGACGGCGGATGGCGGCTGACGGGCCGCTGGGCCTACGTCAGCGGCATCGACTTCGCCGACTGGGCGCTGCTGTGCGCCGCGGTGGCCCCGGCCGACGGCGACGGTTCGCCCGAGCTGCGGTTCTTCGCGCTGCCCCAGGGCTCGTTCAGCGTCGAGCGGACCTGGGACAGCGTCGGTATGCGGGCCACCGGCAGCCATACGGTCGCCGTCGACGACGTCCTCGTACCGGATCATCTGTCGTTCGCCCGTGCCGACATGCTCAGCGGGCGCAACGCCACGTCCGAGGTGCCCGTCCACAACGTGCCGTTCCAGGCCGTCGGCGGGCTGACCTTCATCGCGCCCGTGGTGGGTGCCGGGGCCGGCGCGCTGCAGGCGGCGGGCGGGCTGCTGACGGGGCGCAAGCGCACCGTCACCGCGGAGACCAAGCTGGTACGGGCCTCCGGACGCGTCGACGCGGCCCGGCACCTCGTCGAGCAGAACGCCGACGTCCTCGACACGCGCGCCTTCACACCCGAGCTGATGGCACGCAACGAGCGCAACGCCACCTTCTCGGCCGAACTCCTCCAGGAAGCACTGGAGTTGCTGATCCGCGCCACCGGCACCGGCGGTCTCGGGGAGACGCACGCCCTGCAGCGGACCTGGCGGGACGTCACCTCGGCCACCAGCCATGTCGCCCTGCAGTACGACACCGCGGCCCGCAAGAACTACTCCACGGTGCTGCTCGGCCCCGCCGACGCCTGAGGATGCCGGGCGCCGACCGGCTCCAGTTCCAGCCGACTTGGTCTCCATCACCGGTTCCTACGGTGGTGGAGACCTTGGTGGCTACAGCGAAGGAGTCATGGTGACTGCCCTTCAGGAATCCGA from Streptomyces roseochromogenus subsp. oscitans DS 12.976 encodes the following:
- a CDS encoding D-alanyl-D-alanine carboxypeptidase, with the translated sequence MAGESPDRSKQRESSAEPTSGSAGPVPETRDPRLAVAREKDSAQASADTATKILSIPDAPKPDTKETPAEDAALRQAVSAWVRTAAPANNSDTPANTPPTTPSATAGTETEAETAGARNGTAEEGKPETTDADADAKGYAEAESAGAKPDTDVKAGAKADAAPKAGDDGETADAGAAAEARTRAEAGSEAAPVAEAGSDGDAEAKAEAGSGAEPKAEAEEAKDGPKARGGSENEDRPEDANGGDAPQGPPAADDESRTGGAGGNTDADGEAEADAPHAEAPQAKAAVDQPTAVFKTVKPKQVDQPTTMLKLGGRTNTPKTPESESERTSKFVALKNDMAPATKPPAAKPDVTTPVPQVGPERTTQQPLPPKPPLDLLAELTNTPPPPETAVRTIVRRVKIWTPLVLLLAVIFAVVQAVRPLPAPALGLTAKDSYTFDGAGANLPWPGEGQGWMDVDGIGTMSRFGKQTPVAIGSVAKTMTSYIVLRDHPLKPGQEGPKITVDPQAEKEGGYSKSGESTVNTLKAGDRISEKQALSAVMIPSANNIARLLARWDAGSEAAFVKKMNDTAKELGMTSTTYTDPSGLKETTVSTAEDQVKLGRMVVKNPALVAITSAASWTDPTGHNWPNWNKLPFQMGAIGIKTGSTTAAGGNLLFASRKTVGGQTVTIVGAILGQHKGPSILDTVNAVSKTALLAAQDALTSSTILKKGDVVGYVDDQLGGHTPVVITKDVTAVGWAGLKVKLSFAPGGVPHTAKAGTKVGTLTVGDGSAAAVKVPVALQKDLAEPGFGAKLTRLG
- a CDS encoding GOLPH3/VPS74 family protein, translated to MGRSRRTLPEELLLLALDPATGTTAQPQSLDLGLAGAQLVELALAGRIAPDGDRIAVVVPRPTGDPTLDCALELLRRRGAPVRAVHWIGGPRLGLRQIYLSHLERCGMVAAVPGQMCGVLPTTRYQATDTAISREIRGRLDSAIRTGVPPDPRTAALAALAHAVGLGKHLYPGNEGRSSRSRLRDLIRHDPMGGLVAHAVMDVQNGAVAQ
- a CDS encoding helix-turn-helix domain-containing protein codes for the protein MASNVNPTVRRRRLGQELRRLRELKGMTAEEVAERLLVSQSKISRLENGRRSISQRDVRDLCGVYEVEDQRIVDSLMEMARDSRQQGWWHTFGDIPYSVYIGLETDAESLRVYEPQLVTGLLQTHAYAEALVQGALPETSTNEIEKRVQVRMRRQERITAENNPLRLWVVLDEAALRRVVGSKLVMREQLDHLIEMSQLPHVTVQVLPFEVGAHPGLNGQYAILEFTDAADSSVVYLEGVTSDLYLEKAQDVQKYAVMYEHLRAQSLNVEQSRQFIAKVAKDYAE
- a CDS encoding DUF397 domain-containing protein, coding for MALIQGASETWMKSSYSAGNGACVEVKSPTAAELAVRDSKVTEGPILAFPADAWNAFVTSVKA
- a CDS encoding glutathione peroxidase — encoded protein: MTNVLNVEIDALTGGPANLPQYAGKAVLIVNVASKCGLTPQYTGLEKLQERYAAQGFTVLGVPCNQFLGQEPGSAEEIAEFCSATYGVSFPLTEKIEVNGQGRHPLYERLVGFADGEGHSGDIRWNFEKFLIGRDGTVVARFSPQTEPESAEVVAAIEGQLA
- a CDS encoding nuclear transport factor 2 family protein; translated protein: MSQAVRNTYAKVSGEVYAEVRTFYAWQMRRVDALDIEGFAATFTEDGEVVHAGGHVQRGREEMLAGMRAALPRYRDIAVRHWFDHVLIEPDPVDEDTLHVSYYSLVTQTDREGNVAFEPTFTVEDELVRREGALYTRRRVIHRDTPVEPPVHTG
- a CDS encoding MBL fold metallo-hydrolase → MSAPVQAPPSLEQVAEGVYAYVQPGGGWCVNNAGLVVGEDFAVLVDTAATEARTRRLREAVEQVVPDGVDFVVNTHFHGDHTFGNGQFTPRALVVAHAGTRADSAEAGLHLRELWPQVEWGETPLALPSLTFQDTLTLHTGGSRAELLHVGPAHTANDVVVWVPERAVLFTGDVVWSGVTPYVLMGSVTGSLQALRRLRALGPRTVVPGHGPVGGPELLDFTEAYLRLLERLAADGLRDGLTPLQAAERAHLGEFAGLVDAERLVGNLHRAYAEQQGLPPGARLDVVASFKEMVAFHGGLPACHA
- a CDS encoding flavin reductase family protein; this translates as MTDTGGTLLAEPTTDVAAFRAAMGRFPTGVTLLTQGSGDDTIVMTLNSLTSVSLDPMLLLVSVKADGRMRPKIVRGGGFAVNVLSELQRDLAQEFCRPDRPAGRAAMARLDAVEGVLGHAVIPSAEAYFECELYDEHEAGDHVLLIGRIVAVHNRPGAAQPLVFHRGTYAHVTAAAPASVDRGRAA
- a CDS encoding SDR family NAD(P)-dependent oxidoreductase codes for the protein MTEAGRRVAFVTGATSGIGLAVTELLARQGTAVFGVARAEESVTAVVKRLREEGLEVSGAVCDVTSSEQVKAAVEAAVAAYGRIDILVNNAGRGGGGVTAELPDALWLDVIDTNLNGTFRVTREVLSTGRMRDGDWGRIINIASTGGKQGVELAAPYSASKHGVVGFTKAVGKELAQTGITVNAVCPGYVETPMAQRVRQGYADHYGVSEQQMLEKFNAKIPLGRYSTPEEVAGLVGYLASDTAASITAQALNVCGGLGNY
- a CDS encoding SRPBCC domain-containing protein, which encodes MPEQTQTIPDVRKSVTVEASPEDCFRVFTERPAAWWPPSHVLVKKERAGLAFDPGVGGRYYEWDVEGTEIAWGKVLEWEPGRRLVMTWRIDGNWQSITDDERASEIEVDFEPVDATHTKVSLAHVKLHKHGEGAERIFRALDGPSPGETLERFEQAVARGV